One part of the Leptospirales bacterium genome encodes these proteins:
- a CDS encoding PilZ domain-containing protein — translation MILNEERVNSFLSNVGRGFQPPGAGELIAFAVVVLMIVLLFSALPVLRRRAQRRRQQSIARRLFEEAADRLRLSPGDRALMAELAAFSLSPEEIHLALIDRVAFERCARDAAQRGLDLLQILFLRIRAEMQGRQEGQSVRTTADLAPGVQLIETDGKSRLTVLRISEEGLLCDFDEPPATGRDLQWQLERPDGRYRLRAAVLRVEEGLALVQHSTGVRREQKRNFFRVPVALPARLQLRYGETTDLGGGGACLQIPGHEFAAGELHDFELLLPRADRGDERIRCKARVVEASRGPARLRIQFLELREGYRDRIVRYVLREAERIRR, via the coding sequence GTGATTCTCAACGAAGAGCGAGTCAACAGCTTCCTGAGCAACGTAGGTCGCGGCTTTCAGCCGCCAGGCGCCGGCGAACTGATTGCATTTGCCGTAGTGGTCCTGATGATCGTTCTGCTTTTTTCGGCGCTGCCGGTTCTGCGACGGCGTGCACAGCGACGTCGCCAGCAAAGCATTGCACGGAGACTATTCGAAGAAGCGGCCGACCGCTTGCGGCTATCGCCCGGCGATCGGGCCTTGATGGCAGAGCTTGCGGCATTCAGCCTGTCCCCGGAAGAAATCCATCTGGCGCTGATTGACCGCGTCGCCTTCGAACGCTGCGCGCGCGATGCGGCCCAGCGTGGCCTGGACCTCTTGCAGATTCTCTTCTTGCGAATTCGAGCGGAGATGCAAGGCCGACAGGAAGGCCAGAGCGTTCGGACGACAGCGGACCTGGCGCCCGGAGTTCAGCTGATCGAAACCGACGGCAAAAGCCGTCTCACCGTGCTCCGCATCTCCGAAGAGGGCTTGTTGTGCGATTTCGATGAACCGCCAGCCACAGGGCGCGATCTGCAATGGCAGTTGGAAAGACCCGATGGGCGATACCGGCTGCGCGCCGCCGTGCTGCGCGTGGAAGAAGGCCTCGCGCTGGTGCAACACAGTACGGGCGTGCGCCGCGAGCAAAAGCGGAACTTTTTCCGTGTGCCGGTCGCTTTGCCAGCACGGCTTCAGCTGCGCTATGGTGAAACGACCGATCTGGGAGGCGGCGGGGCCTGCTTGCAGATTCCCGGACATGAGTTTGCCGCCGGAGAACTCCACGATTTTGAGCTGTTGCTACCGCGAGCTGACCGGGGAGACGAGCGAATCCGTTGCAAGGCGCGCGTTGTAGAAGCCAGTCGCGGCCCGGCGCGCCTGCGTATTCAGTTTCTGGAGCTTCGCGAAGGCTATCGCGATCGAATTGTCCGCTATGTGCTTCGCGAAGCGGAACGTATCCGGCGCTAA
- a CDS encoding SpoIIE family protein phosphatase has product MIEVKYGKRKVVSFRGNKMVVGGLTAKNKIDILLYISKEFANISNQSELFDRLLALCQEIFEVDNVTLRLWENELLRPVRFLKETSPPRRDLHSGEGFSGRVFEERQATIIADLRSEPELIDEGESTLCTICVPILYKENILGVIAIEKDIPYFYKEDDLEILEAMASQLALALNEVRLIEGLIEAQKRIDEDLKMGRNVQAQIVTADLPPWNGIHFGCYYEPMVEVSGDYFDVMRRGPSTTLLLADVSGHGVSAALVTVTIHHEFRRCVEQGMGLPEIMEALGESIRPKLPEGTYFTAQIVRVYNDQTYSMVNAGHHRLLHYVAEDADFRQIDTAGIPLGIMESRRADYPEAFGRLAPGDMLVMYTDGLTEQRDREGRELGYEKPVAWLREARLAAQQSGAAYDARDICRALIERWKDHVKGAPRGDDVTVLLAMVNPGYNEAAELFRKSRTSIAQKNPHRAFTYSTQAYQQEPSLLDNLLLLARMYYREADYNSASRYLREYVESSGERSAQIFFMLGNVYYKGGDVAAAKREFKQSLSVDFAYSDSSLMLARCYLKESQNAKALKILRQACKAAPANEQLRAALANVEKRGVLSA; this is encoded by the coding sequence ATGATCGAGGTCAAGTACGGAAAGCGGAAGGTGGTTAGCTTCCGCGGAAACAAGATGGTCGTCGGCGGTCTGACGGCCAAGAATAAGATCGATATCCTTCTCTATATCAGCAAGGAGTTCGCCAATATCTCCAATCAATCGGAGCTTTTCGACCGCTTGCTGGCGCTCTGCCAGGAGATCTTCGAGGTAGATAACGTAACTCTGCGTCTCTGGGAGAACGAGCTGCTGCGGCCAGTACGCTTTTTGAAGGAAACTTCGCCGCCGCGGCGCGATTTGCACAGCGGCGAGGGCTTTTCGGGGCGCGTCTTTGAGGAGCGCCAGGCGACCATAATTGCTGACCTGCGTTCCGAGCCGGAACTGATCGATGAAGGCGAAAGTACGCTTTGTACGATTTGCGTCCCAATTCTCTACAAAGAGAACATCCTTGGCGTGATTGCCATTGAAAAGGACATTCCCTACTTCTACAAAGAAGACGACCTCGAGATCCTCGAAGCAATGGCCAGCCAGCTGGCTCTGGCGCTTAACGAAGTCCGCCTGATCGAGGGATTGATCGAAGCGCAGAAGCGCATTGATGAAGACCTCAAAATGGGCCGCAATGTGCAGGCTCAAATTGTTACTGCCGATCTGCCGCCGTGGAATGGCATCCACTTCGGCTGCTATTACGAGCCAATGGTAGAGGTCAGCGGCGATTACTTTGATGTAATGCGCAGGGGCCCGTCCACGACGCTGCTGCTGGCCGATGTCTCCGGGCACGGGGTATCCGCAGCGTTGGTCACCGTCACAATCCACCATGAGTTTCGACGCTGCGTGGAACAGGGCATGGGACTGCCCGAAATCATGGAGGCCCTTGGCGAGTCCATTCGCCCCAAGCTACCGGAGGGCACCTATTTCACGGCGCAGATCGTTCGCGTCTATAATGATCAGACCTATTCGATGGTCAACGCCGGCCATCATCGCCTGCTGCACTACGTGGCTGAAGATGCCGACTTCCGTCAAATCGACACAGCTGGCATTCCTCTGGGTATCATGGAGTCGCGCCGTGCAGACTATCCGGAGGCTTTTGGCCGACTGGCCCCTGGCGACATGTTGGTCATGTACACCGATGGACTGACCGAACAGCGCGACCGCGAAGGGCGAGAGCTTGGCTATGAAAAGCCGGTGGCCTGGCTGCGAGAGGCCCGCCTGGCGGCGCAACAGAGCGGCGCAGCCTATGACGCCCGCGATATCTGTCGCGCCCTCATTGAACGCTGGAAAGATCATGTCAAGGGCGCGCCGCGCGGCGATGACGTAACCGTGCTGCTGGCGATGGTCAATCCTGGTTACAATGAAGCGGCGGAACTCTTTCGCAAGTCGCGCACCAGCATCGCCCAGAAAAACCCGCACCGAGCCTTTACCTACTCCACGCAGGCTTATCAACAGGAGCCCTCCTTGCTGGACAATCTGTTGCTGCTGGCGCGGATGTACTACCGCGAAGCCGACTACAACTCAGCGTCGCGCTATCTGCGCGAATACGTAGAGTCCAGCGGCGAACGAAGCGCTCAGATCTTTTTCATGCTCGGAAATGTGTACTACAAGGGCGGCGACGTAGCGGCCGCCAAACGCGAATTCAAACAATCGCTCTCCGTCGATTTTGCCTACAGCGATTCCAGTCTGATGCTGGCTCGCTGCTACCTGAAGGAGAGCCAAAACGCCAAGGCGTTGAAAATTCTGCGACAGGCCTGCAAGGCCGCGCCTGCCAATGAGCAATTGCGCGCCGCCCTGGCCAATGTCGAAAAAAGGGGCGTTCTGTCTGCCTGA
- a CDS encoding ammonium transporter → MLISASALFAEDEAPDAEQALRTELQSLHSALDEQKKEIEAARKESDMAWTIIAGVLVFFMQAGFAYVEAGFIRVKNVVNILAKNVIDFVLGTIFFTLIGFAIMFGPQMLSGIGIGAPQLGSDLLWTDGKPDTEKFTFLFFQLVFCGTAATIVSGAMAERTKFTSYIVYTMLISAFVYPVFGSLAWSSLYPGGAENKGLLANMGFIDFAGSTVVHSIGGWIGLAGAIVLGPRIGKFQKDGRILPIFGHNISMATLGVFILWFGWFGFNPGSTLSVRGGHFATIAVTTNMAAATGGLAAMITSWILFRRPDLSMVLNGILGGLVAITSPCFNVSVFGAATIGLVAGIVVVLSVIFFDKIHIDDPVGAVSVHGVCGAWGTLSAGLFAHPDFGDGVAGLFYGGGWKQVGVQAIGIGVAFAWAFGVGLLLFLLMKYTIGLRVSEEEEVEGLDVIEHGNEAYPEHG, encoded by the coding sequence ATGCTGATCAGCGCCTCCGCGCTATTTGCCGAAGACGAGGCGCCGGACGCCGAGCAGGCGTTGCGTACAGAACTGCAATCGCTGCATAGCGCGCTGGATGAGCAGAAAAAGGAAATCGAAGCAGCCCGCAAAGAGAGCGATATGGCCTGGACGATCATCGCCGGCGTGCTGGTCTTCTTCATGCAGGCCGGCTTCGCTTACGTCGAAGCTGGCTTCATACGGGTAAAGAACGTCGTCAACATACTGGCCAAGAATGTCATCGATTTTGTACTGGGGACGATCTTCTTCACCTTGATCGGTTTTGCGATCATGTTTGGTCCGCAGATGCTGAGCGGCATTGGCATAGGCGCGCCGCAATTGGGCAGCGATTTGCTCTGGACCGACGGCAAACCTGACACCGAAAAGTTTACGTTTCTTTTCTTTCAACTGGTCTTCTGCGGTACTGCGGCCACCATCGTGTCCGGCGCCATGGCCGAGCGCACCAAATTTACCAGCTACATCGTCTATACGATGCTGATCTCGGCCTTCGTCTATCCAGTATTTGGCAGCCTGGCGTGGTCATCGCTGTACCCTGGCGGCGCAGAAAACAAAGGCCTGCTGGCCAACATGGGCTTTATCGATTTTGCCGGATCAACCGTGGTGCACAGCATTGGCGGATGGATTGGACTGGCCGGAGCAATTGTCCTCGGACCGCGAATTGGCAAATTTCAGAAGGATGGCCGGATCCTGCCAATCTTCGGGCACAATATCTCCATGGCCACTCTCGGCGTTTTCATCCTCTGGTTTGGATGGTTTGGCTTCAATCCCGGCAGCACTCTTTCAGTACGCGGCGGACATTTCGCGACCATTGCCGTAACCACCAACATGGCAGCGGCGACAGGCGGACTGGCGGCGATGATCACTTCATGGATTCTGTTCCGTCGTCCGGATTTGAGTATGGTATTAAACGGAATTCTGGGCGGTCTGGTAGCAATTACTTCGCCTTGCTTTAACGTCAGCGTGTTTGGAGCTGCCACAATCGGACTGGTTGCCGGCATTGTCGTGGTGCTCAGCGTAATCTTCTTCGACAAAATCCATATCGACGATCCAGTGGGCGCCGTTTCTGTCCATGGCGTCTGCGGCGCCTGGGGAACGCTTTCCGCCGGGTTATTTGCGCATCCGGACTTTGGCGATGGAGTTGCAGGATTGTTTTATGGCGGCGGCTGGAAGCAGGTCGGCGTGCAGGCGATTGGCATAGGCGTGGCCTTCGCCTGGGCATTCGGCGTCGGCTTGCTCTTGTTTTTGCTGATGAAATACACAATTGGTCTGCGTGTCAGCGAAGAGGAAGAAGTGGAAGGTCTGGATGTGATTGAGCACGGAAACGAGGCCTATCCCGAACACGGTTGA
- a CDS encoding EAL domain-containing protein: MRAPAEFLLEQPGALQPFFQPIISVADGRIFGYEALARLRVGDEQRSLGAFFSSADRTREEKLNLDRRLRSLSLQRAREANISERLFLNIHPSWISARYAEELDFPTLQIIDETGFPAEQVVIEIIEEEIRHEDFDLLNRLLDRYRERGMKIAIDDFSYPNFDRLISLRPDFVKVDIRLIRKSVESAEYRRLIRYIGEFSQELGVAVLFEGVETLVELENSIEAGGSLVQGFFFSEAREDFQAPDVHQGRIRLGLNNITYRAMLKSESTLRIEDSMNRYLALVIAREQVFVRSNLDEALSRIAAFLPPQCFRAFICDGLGIQRSSNFTRTSGDQFKFYPEYRGKNWAWRPYFFPNVVRMRAVQRGVVSNRYVDFETRRHTLTFSYPLGSDLYIFLDFDAEH; this comes from the coding sequence ATGCGCGCCCCGGCCGAATTTCTTCTGGAACAGCCCGGCGCGCTGCAGCCATTTTTTCAACCGATCATCTCTGTGGCGGACGGCCGGATTTTCGGCTACGAGGCTCTGGCGCGATTGCGCGTTGGCGATGAGCAACGCAGTCTGGGCGCCTTCTTTTCCAGCGCTGACCGCACGCGCGAAGAAAAGCTCAATCTAGATCGTCGGCTGCGCAGCCTGTCCCTCCAGCGCGCCCGCGAAGCGAACATCAGCGAACGTCTATTTCTGAACATTCATCCCAGCTGGATCAGCGCTCGTTACGCCGAAGAGCTGGACTTTCCCACCTTACAAATCATAGACGAAACTGGCTTCCCTGCCGAGCAGGTAGTCATTGAAATCATCGAAGAGGAGATTCGTCACGAAGACTTCGATTTGCTAAACCGATTGCTGGATCGCTATCGCGAACGCGGCATGAAGATTGCCATAGATGATTTCAGCTACCCGAACTTTGATCGATTGATCAGTCTGCGTCCGGATTTCGTCAAAGTCGATATTCGATTGATTCGTAAGAGCGTGGAAAGCGCCGAGTATCGCCGCTTGATTCGCTACATAGGAGAGTTTTCGCAGGAGCTGGGCGTTGCCGTGCTATTTGAGGGCGTCGAAACGCTTGTGGAACTGGAGAATTCCATTGAAGCAGGGGGCTCTCTGGTACAGGGCTTCTTTTTCTCAGAGGCTCGCGAGGATTTTCAAGCGCCGGACGTTCACCAGGGACGCATCCGCCTGGGGTTGAACAATATCACTTATCGCGCGATGTTGAAAAGCGAGAGCACGCTGCGAATTGAAGACAGCATGAATCGCTATCTGGCGCTGGTAATTGCACGCGAGCAGGTATTTGTGCGATCCAATCTGGACGAGGCGCTCAGTCGTATTGCGGCTTTCCTCCCGCCGCAGTGTTTTCGAGCGTTTATTTGCGACGGACTTGGCATTCAACGCTCATCCAACTTTACCCGAACCAGCGGCGACCAATTCAAATTCTATCCTGAATATCGAGGAAAAAACTGGGCCTGGCGTCCCTATTTCTTTCCCAATGTGGTGCGCATGCGCGCTGTGCAGCGCGGCGTAGTCTCCAATCGCTACGTCGATTTCGAGACGCGCCGCCACACGCTGACCTTCTCCTACCCGCTGGGTTCCGACCTGTACATTTTCCTGGACTTCGACGCCGAGCATTAA
- a CDS encoding putative glycoside hydrolase — MKTLQNLATALLRLLESRIDAWALSRIAPSPAGSVRWRRAALWTTIAIGAAGAIWAVEQRAWLQVQWPGQAVAADSRLSQPSQAPAALPTGLRRQGPALIYTCQGKEAASRMSSRLYDFSAIFDREELQQRLIADNRGAFQAATCKVGAEVQIPAPLLAPLQNAPIGDVVAEPVRAVYLSGDNMRPSRLAAEVRRLRSIGANGVVFDVKDVIGVVNYRSAAPNIERYRRYDPPIRNIQKTIRYLHENGMFVIARTALFQDQNLATQRPDLAIHDRNAAGGILLVKGRPLWVDPGQEEVRSYNLGLVQELIGLGVDEIQFDYVRYPAEGNLSGVSYHGVQSPHDKTGFLARFLAGAWLLTRASNTRLSIDIFGIVAWGEEVDVKSTGQRIERLSRFVDILSPMLYPSHFHRGWGGIANPADEPFRFYNEGVQRFKDRARSGIVIRPWVQAFKWRVTRYNEEYIRQQIAGSSAAGGRGWMMWNAGNDYDMVYSALRHGESLTTQRSASPQEAVPGG; from the coding sequence ATGAAGACCCTGCAAAATCTGGCAACGGCTCTGCTGCGCCTCCTGGAATCCCGGATCGATGCCTGGGCCCTTTCTAGAATTGCACCGAGCCCGGCGGGCTCGGTTCGCTGGCGCCGCGCCGCACTGTGGACCACAATTGCGATTGGCGCGGCTGGCGCAATCTGGGCCGTAGAGCAACGAGCCTGGTTGCAAGTGCAGTGGCCCGGGCAGGCGGTCGCAGCTGATAGCAGGCTGTCTCAGCCATCTCAGGCGCCGGCAGCTCTCCCGACAGGACTGCGGCGGCAAGGCCCGGCGCTGATCTATACCTGCCAGGGCAAAGAAGCGGCCTCCAGGATGAGTTCGCGTCTTTACGACTTCAGCGCTATCTTTGATCGCGAGGAACTCCAGCAGCGGCTCATTGCCGACAACCGCGGCGCCTTCCAGGCTGCAACTTGCAAGGTTGGCGCGGAGGTTCAGATCCCGGCGCCGTTGCTTGCGCCTCTTCAAAATGCGCCGATTGGCGATGTGGTCGCGGAACCAGTGCGTGCGGTATATCTCTCCGGCGACAATATGCGTCCCTCGCGTCTGGCCGCCGAAGTGCGCCGCTTACGATCGATCGGCGCCAACGGCGTCGTTTTCGATGTCAAAGACGTGATTGGCGTTGTCAACTACCGCAGTGCAGCGCCCAATATCGAGCGCTACCGTCGCTACGATCCGCCGATCCGCAACATTCAGAAGACAATCCGTTATCTCCACGAAAATGGAATGTTTGTCATCGCGCGAACCGCGCTTTTTCAAGATCAGAATTTGGCAACACAGAGGCCCGACCTCGCTATCCACGATCGCAACGCTGCTGGCGGCATCTTGCTGGTAAAAGGTCGACCGCTGTGGGTTGATCCAGGCCAGGAGGAAGTGCGCAGCTACAATCTTGGCCTCGTTCAGGAACTGATAGGACTCGGAGTTGACGAGATCCAGTTCGACTACGTGCGCTACCCGGCGGAAGGAAATCTGTCCGGCGTCTCCTACCATGGAGTTCAATCTCCTCACGATAAGACCGGCTTTCTGGCGCGCTTTCTGGCCGGGGCCTGGTTGTTGACACGGGCCTCGAATACGCGTCTGTCCATTGACATCTTCGGAATTGTGGCCTGGGGCGAAGAGGTCGACGTCAAATCGACGGGGCAGAGAATCGAGCGTCTGTCACGCTTCGTAGACATTCTTTCGCCGATGCTCTACCCTTCGCATTTTCATCGCGGCTGGGGGGGAATTGCGAACCCCGCCGACGAACCGTTTCGTTTTTACAATGAGGGAGTACAGCGCTTCAAGGATCGAGCGCGATCGGGCATTGTAATTCGTCCCTGGGTGCAGGCCTTCAAGTGGCGAGTTACGCGCTACAATGAAGAGTACATTCGCCAGCAGATTGCCGGCAGCAGCGCCGCTGGCGGCCGCGGTTGGATGATGTGGAATGCAGGAAACGACTATGATATGGTTTACAGCGCGCTGCGCCACGGAGAATCGTTGACAACGCAGCGTTCCGCGAGCCCGCAGGAAGCGGTCCCGGGAGGCTGA
- the lpxA gene encoding acyl-ACP--UDP-N-acetylglucosamine O-acyltransferase codes for MKIHPTAIIHPEAKLADSVEVGPYSMIDADVEIGEDCFIDSHVRIYANAKIGRSNRFSTGAVVNCEPQDLSVAPGSPRYLVIGDHNIFREHTNIHGSAKPDHATRIGNHNYFMGLFHVGHDCIIGDHNILTHGAVIAGHVTVGSHAFISGQVAVHQFCRIGDYAMIGGCAKIVNDCPPFATTDGNPAAVVGLNVIGLRRGGFSAEQRAAIKAAYKVIYHSGLNRSQGVAELKKNGSKLPEVEMIIKFFEESERGVENHR; via the coding sequence GTGAAGATTCATCCGACAGCAATCATCCACCCGGAGGCAAAGTTAGCGGACAGCGTTGAGGTTGGGCCCTATTCAATGATCGACGCCGACGTCGAGATTGGCGAGGACTGTTTCATAGATTCCCACGTTCGCATCTATGCCAACGCAAAGATCGGCCGCAGCAATCGCTTCTCGACCGGCGCCGTAGTCAATTGCGAGCCACAGGATTTGAGCGTCGCCCCGGGCTCGCCGCGCTACCTGGTCATTGGCGATCATAATATCTTTCGCGAACATACCAACATCCACGGGTCTGCAAAGCCGGACCATGCCACTCGAATTGGAAATCACAACTATTTCATGGGACTGTTTCATGTGGGTCACGATTGCATCATTGGCGATCACAACATCCTGACCCATGGCGCAGTAATTGCCGGTCACGTAACGGTCGGCAGCCACGCTTTTATTTCAGGTCAAGTCGCGGTTCATCAGTTTTGCCGAATCGGGGACTATGCAATGATAGGCGGCTGCGCCAAAATTGTAAATGATTGCCCGCCCTTCGCGACAACCGATGGCAATCCGGCCGCTGTAGTTGGACTGAATGTGATTGGATTGCGCCGCGGCGGCTTTTCAGCGGAGCAGCGCGCCGCAATCAAAGCGGCTTACAAGGTCATCTATCACAGTGGATTGAACCGCAGCCAGGGCGTCGCGGAATTAAAAAAGAACGGTTCGAAGCTGCCAGAAGTCGAAATGATCATCAAATTCTTTGAGGAAAGCGAACGGGGCGTGGAAAATCATCGATGA
- a CDS encoding J domain-containing protein: MDRYRDYCNALGVGPGDNAETVKRAFRTRIKALHPDVTRNAKDEKQARFLIEAYEAFKQGVPVPEQPRVVRRPAAEQGVPMDAYQRGRTQGREAFERAMNGEGFLKDVFVNLSGRVFVDDPEDEPGDAAASSGSASYARNGFERTTQSDLDDILRGEFSGATESLSESREFFQRAEAALRNTVEKFERRENRFRRQWSRDYIADLTRVQVLFRDVARQHSTFSVRSLSRVRQIHELIAEIRKAAR, translated from the coding sequence ATGGATCGCTACCGCGACTACTGCAATGCATTGGGCGTAGGACCCGGCGATAACGCTGAGACCGTCAAACGCGCATTCCGGACGCGAATCAAGGCGCTCCATCCCGATGTGACGCGCAACGCAAAGGATGAAAAGCAAGCGCGCTTTCTGATTGAGGCTTACGAAGCATTCAAGCAAGGCGTACCGGTCCCGGAGCAGCCGCGCGTCGTTCGTCGACCGGCTGCCGAGCAGGGCGTACCCATGGACGCCTACCAGCGCGGCCGCACGCAAGGTCGCGAGGCCTTCGAGCGCGCCATGAACGGGGAAGGATTCCTCAAAGATGTTTTCGTCAATCTCTCCGGAAGGGTATTCGTAGACGATCCCGAGGACGAGCCGGGCGACGCCGCCGCCAGCAGCGGGTCTGCAAGCTACGCCAGAAACGGCTTCGAACGCACGACACAGTCTGACCTTGATGATATTCTGCGTGGCGAATTCTCCGGCGCCACGGAATCGCTTTCTGAAAGTCGCGAATTTTTTCAGCGCGCAGAAGCGGCGCTACGTAATACAGTAGAAAAATTCGAACGCCGCGAGAATCGCTTTCGCCGCCAATGGTCTCGCGACTACATTGCGGACCTGACTCGCGTGCAGGTGCTATTTCGCGATGTAGCCCGCCAGCATTCAACTTTTTCCGTTCGGTCCCTATCGCGGGTGCGGCAGATTCACGAGTTGATTGCTGAAATCCGCAAAGCGGCGCGTTGA